In Opitutaceae bacterium TAV5, one genomic interval encodes:
- a CDS encoding peptidyl-prolyl cis-trans isomerase gives MKSSHKRLACFLFPRLPKGRPLRSALRAGASRAAISALCAASAFSFSPSVLAADGGSGIIARVSDTDVRIDDIRSSLESLDPREQAALAANPALLSQAVRSLLARRVVLAEAVAQKWDKNPAFTAQLEKLRENALIESYLQSVSQPPADFPSEADLHTVYEANRAALVAPRQFRIAQIFVAAPAPSAADTAALEKAKARLDSVKQQLVRSGSDFATIARSESDEKQSAANGGELGWLTDAQLRPEIRDTVTALASGAVSQPVRLADGWHILKALEIRDARPLTLDEVRVQLSQRLRAERLQANRQAYLAKLLEENPMTINELALSRVLAGEKLKAEN, from the coding sequence ATGAAGTCATCACACAAACGGCTGGCTTGCTTTTTGTTCCCTCGGCTGCCCAAGGGGCGCCCACTTCGGTCGGCCCTTCGGGCCGGCGCGTCCCGCGCCGCCATCTCCGCGCTTTGCGCTGCGTCAGCTTTCAGTTTTTCCCCGTCTGTCCTCGCCGCCGATGGCGGCTCCGGCATCATCGCCCGCGTCAGCGACACCGATGTCAGGATCGACGACATCCGGTCCTCGCTCGAAAGCCTCGATCCGCGCGAGCAGGCCGCGCTCGCCGCCAACCCCGCGCTGCTCAGCCAGGCGGTGCGTTCGCTGCTGGCCCGCCGGGTCGTCCTCGCCGAGGCCGTCGCCCAAAAATGGGACAAGAATCCCGCCTTCACCGCGCAGCTCGAAAAGCTGCGGGAAAACGCGCTGATCGAAAGCTACCTGCAATCCGTCTCGCAGCCTCCGGCGGACTTCCCGTCCGAGGCCGACCTGCACACCGTTTACGAGGCCAACCGCGCCGCGCTCGTCGCTCCCCGCCAGTTCCGGATTGCCCAGATCTTTGTCGCCGCTCCCGCTCCGTCCGCCGCCGACACCGCCGCCCTCGAAAAGGCAAAGGCCAGGCTCGATTCCGTGAAGCAACAGCTAGTCCGGTCCGGCTCCGACTTCGCAACCATCGCCCGGAGCGAAAGCGACGAAAAACAAAGCGCGGCCAACGGCGGCGAACTCGGCTGGCTCACCGACGCCCAGCTTCGTCCGGAGATTCGTGATACCGTGACCGCGCTCGCGTCCGGCGCAGTCAGCCAGCCCGTCCGCCTCGCCGATGGCTGGCATATCCTGAAGGCGCTCGAGATCCGCGACGCCCGCCCGCTCACCCTCGACGAGGTCCGTGTGCAGCTCTCGCAGCGTCTCCGCGCCGAACGCCTCCAGGCCAACCGTCAGGCTTACCTGGCGAAGCTGCTCGAGGAAAATCCGATGACCATTAACGAACTCGCCCTCTCCCGGGTGCTCGCAGGGGAAAAGCTGAAAGCTGAAAACTGA
- a CDS encoding transporter, protein MTVQDESKPYDDINITPMLDLAYVLLVIFILMCTASVAGTKVNLPKSSNTPASLAKPKTKAITVNNEGRVFLDTVPVTLTELEQRLNSQKSLTPDFPVVVRGDSLTHYQGVMDVLDVLGRVGISQVGLATKAGK, encoded by the coding sequence ATGACCGTCCAGGACGAAAGCAAACCTTACGACGACATCAACATCACACCCATGCTCGACCTGGCGTACGTGCTGCTCGTCATTTTTATCCTCATGTGCACGGCCTCCGTCGCGGGAACGAAGGTGAACCTGCCGAAGTCGAGCAACACGCCGGCCAGCCTGGCCAAGCCGAAGACGAAGGCGATCACGGTGAACAACGAAGGTCGTGTCTTTCTGGATACGGTCCCGGTGACACTCACCGAACTCGAACAACGCCTCAACTCGCAGAAATCGCTGACGCCGGATTTCCCGGTCGTGGTGCGCGGCGACAGCCTCACGCACTACCAGGGCGTCATGGACGTGCTCGATGTGCTCGGCCGCGTCGGCATCTCGCAGGTCGGCCTCGCCACCAAGGCAGGCAAATAA
- a CDS encoding biopolymer transporter ExbB produces MKRPTRFWFKNALLGLVALLGLPGVAHAWWNDEWALRKKLTVDTTPAGAGIADPVGGAPVLVRLHIGNFQFDRARGDGGDIRFVAEDDKTVLPYHIAQFDSLLGEAFVWVRVPDVKSGAQTAIWLYYGNPAAPSAENPKATYDADTVLAWHFGERGQPARDFSGNDNNAANPGIPAEGTLIGTGLRFDGNSAITVPATPSLAWTANAPLTWSAWVKPATLTGRAVIYSRRSASGPQAAFLVGADQGAPFVEVTAGGSAVRSPAGAPLTVNTWHHLAAVADGTRITLYVDGNSYATLDSGIPALDTPAVLGGDRATADAAVTSGFAGELVEFQLARAARPAGFVRFLAASQGGESGARAVLFGEEEQSGGGGGGHSGYFTVIIQNLTFDGWIVIVILAVMSAISLAVMVAKNGYIDAVRKGNERFLKLFNERVAGDLTVLDNANHQVSSLGGQLTEAERKLIARAPLYRLYHIGAEEIRKRLSETKKGDEKSLSAHAIRAITASMDGGRVREQQRLNKQMVLLTIAISGGPFLGLLGTVVGVMITFAAVAMAGDVNVNAIAPGIAAALLATVAGLAVAIPALFGYNYLLTRVKDVTADMQVFVDEFVTKVAEFYPKRSSEKAKLAGAEN; encoded by the coding sequence ATGAAACGACCAACTCGATTCTGGTTCAAAAACGCATTGCTCGGCCTGGTGGCCTTGCTCGGCCTTCCCGGCGTGGCCCACGCCTGGTGGAATGACGAGTGGGCGCTGCGCAAGAAACTGACCGTCGATACCACGCCCGCCGGGGCGGGCATCGCCGATCCGGTGGGCGGCGCGCCCGTCCTTGTGCGCCTGCACATCGGCAACTTCCAATTCGACCGCGCCCGCGGCGACGGCGGCGACATCCGCTTTGTCGCCGAGGACGACAAGACTGTACTTCCCTACCACATCGCGCAGTTCGACTCTCTCCTCGGCGAGGCGTTTGTGTGGGTGCGCGTCCCCGACGTGAAATCCGGAGCACAGACGGCAATCTGGCTGTACTACGGCAACCCGGCCGCTCCCTCTGCGGAAAATCCCAAAGCCACCTATGATGCCGACACCGTGCTCGCCTGGCATTTTGGCGAACGCGGCCAGCCGGCCCGCGATTTTTCGGGCAACGACAACAACGCGGCCAACCCCGGCATTCCGGCCGAGGGCACGCTGATCGGCACGGGCCTGCGTTTCGACGGTAACTCCGCGATCACCGTTCCCGCGACGCCTTCGCTCGCCTGGACGGCCAACGCCCCGCTGACCTGGTCGGCCTGGGTGAAACCCGCGACGCTCACTGGCCGTGCGGTCATCTACAGCCGCCGTTCTGCTTCCGGCCCGCAAGCTGCCTTCCTCGTCGGCGCCGACCAGGGTGCTCCCTTTGTGGAAGTCACCGCAGGCGGCAGCGCTGTCCGCTCGCCCGCCGGAGCACCGTTGACGGTCAACACCTGGCACCACCTCGCCGCGGTGGCCGACGGCACCCGCATCACGCTTTATGTCGACGGCAATTCCTACGCCACGCTTGATTCCGGTATTCCTGCGCTCGATACGCCGGCCGTGCTCGGCGGCGACCGTGCGACCGCTGATGCGGCGGTCACGTCGGGCTTTGCCGGTGAGCTGGTCGAGTTCCAGCTTGCCCGCGCCGCCCGTCCGGCCGGTTTTGTCAGATTCCTCGCGGCCTCGCAGGGCGGGGAGTCCGGAGCGCGCGCGGTTCTGTTCGGCGAGGAAGAGCAGTCCGGCGGAGGCGGTGGCGGGCACTCCGGCTATTTTACGGTCATCATCCAGAACCTGACCTTCGACGGCTGGATCGTCATCGTCATCCTCGCGGTGATGAGCGCGATCAGCCTTGCGGTCATGGTGGCCAAGAACGGTTACATCGATGCCGTCCGCAAGGGAAACGAGCGCTTCCTGAAACTCTTCAACGAACGCGTGGCGGGCGACCTCACCGTCCTCGACAATGCCAACCACCAGGTCTCCTCGCTCGGCGGCCAGCTCACCGAGGCCGAGCGCAAGCTGATCGCCCGCGCGCCGCTCTACCGGCTTTACCACATCGGTGCCGAGGAAATCCGCAAACGGCTTTCCGAAACAAAAAAGGGCGACGAAAAATCCCTCTCCGCGCATGCGATCAGGGCGATCACCGCGAGCATGGACGGCGGTCGCGTCCGCGAACAGCAACGCCTCAACAAGCAGATGGTGCTCCTGACGATCGCGATCTCCGGCGGGCCGTTCCTCGGGCTGCTCGGCACGGTGGTCGGCGTCATGATCACCTTTGCGGCGGTGGCGATGGCGGGCGACGTCAACGTCAACGCCATCGCGCCTGGCATCGCCGCCGCGCTGCTCGCCACCGTGGCCGGCCTGGCCGTGGCGATTCCCGCGCTGTTCGGCTACAACTACCTGCTCACGCGGGTCAAGGACGTGACCGCCGACATGCAGGTCTTCGTGGACGAGTTCGTCACCAAGGTGGCCGAGTTTTACCCGAAACGCTCCTCCGAAAAAGCGAAACTTGCCGGCGCCGAAAACTGA
- a CDS encoding hemin-binding protein — MNPVSFSCSIILLLSACVYPLAAAEPPDPPSAAPAPAALAEPPQYIDIFEYRVEGVHKLTPREVEKTVYPWLGEARTPDDVEGARLALEKLYQDRGYQTVAVQVPQQEVRNNTVIIRVTEGKVGRLRIRGSRYFDHNRIREKAPSIAEGEVPDFNAVTRDIIALNQLPDRKVTPSLRSGVVQGTVDIDLAVEDTLPFHGSLELNNRHSANTKPLRLNGSASYGNLWQLEHTLGLSFQIAPERIDDAKVFSAYYLAPVPNSPVKLLLQGVKQDSDVSTLGTFDVAGRGEIVGLQAIVALRGSETYTHSLTGGFDYKHFDELLTLTGVPDATQTPITYYPFSVTYTGTSVGKKAITQFNAGLNFHFRGLGSSPEEFSNKRYGSDGSYIYFRGDVSQTRDIAADWQLFGKLQGQLSSQPLISPEQFGAGGLGTVRGYLESETMGDNGIAGTLELRTPPLTLGGFLDEWRLYVFTDWAGLTLTDTLPEQDSRFLLGSIGAGMTLKFRKHVNGTLDFGLPLRSEGRTEHFEPRLTFRVWADF; from the coding sequence GTGAATCCCGTTTCCTTTTCCTGCTCGATCATCCTGCTCCTGTCCGCCTGTGTTTATCCGCTTGCAGCAGCCGAACCGCCGGACCCGCCGTCCGCCGCGCCGGCTCCTGCCGCGCTGGCCGAGCCGCCGCAGTACATCGACATTTTCGAGTACCGGGTGGAGGGCGTCCACAAGCTGACGCCGCGGGAGGTGGAAAAGACGGTTTACCCGTGGCTGGGCGAGGCGCGCACGCCCGACGATGTCGAGGGAGCCCGGCTGGCGCTCGAAAAACTGTACCAGGACAGGGGATACCAGACGGTTGCCGTGCAGGTGCCGCAGCAGGAGGTGCGGAACAATACGGTGATCATCCGGGTGACGGAAGGGAAGGTGGGGAGGCTGCGCATCCGCGGCTCCCGCTATTTTGATCACAACCGGATCAGGGAAAAGGCGCCGTCGATCGCCGAGGGCGAGGTGCCGGACTTCAACGCAGTCACGCGCGACATCATCGCGCTCAACCAGCTTCCGGACCGGAAGGTCACGCCGTCGCTGCGCTCCGGTGTCGTCCAGGGGACGGTGGATATCGACCTCGCGGTCGAGGACACGCTTCCGTTCCACGGCAGCCTCGAACTGAACAACCGCCACAGTGCGAACACCAAACCGCTGCGCCTGAACGGTTCGGCCAGCTACGGCAACCTCTGGCAGCTCGAGCATACGCTGGGCCTGAGTTTCCAGATCGCGCCGGAGCGCATCGACGACGCGAAGGTGTTTTCAGCCTACTACCTCGCTCCGGTCCCGAATTCTCCCGTCAAGCTGCTCCTGCAGGGAGTGAAGCAGGACAGCGACGTGTCCACCCTGGGCACCTTCGACGTGGCCGGCCGCGGCGAGATCGTCGGCCTGCAGGCGATCGTGGCGCTGCGCGGTTCGGAGACGTACACGCACAGCCTGACCGGGGGTTTCGACTACAAGCATTTTGACGAGTTGCTGACGCTGACCGGCGTGCCGGACGCTACCCAGACGCCGATCACCTACTACCCGTTTTCCGTCACCTACACGGGCACATCGGTCGGGAAGAAGGCGATCACGCAGTTCAACGCCGGGCTCAATTTCCACTTCCGGGGCCTGGGCAGTTCGCCGGAGGAATTTTCCAACAAGCGCTACGGCTCCGACGGCAGCTACATCTACTTTCGCGGAGACGTTTCGCAGACGCGCGACATCGCCGCTGACTGGCAGCTTTTCGGAAAACTGCAGGGCCAGCTTTCCAGCCAGCCGCTCATTTCGCCCGAACAGTTCGGAGCCGGCGGTCTGGGCACGGTGCGCGGCTATCTCGAATCCGAGACGATGGGAGACAACGGCATTGCCGGCACCCTCGAGCTGCGCACGCCGCCGCTCACCCTCGGCGGCTTCCTCGACGAGTGGCGGCTGTATGTCTTCACCGACTGGGCCGGCCTGACGCTCACCGATACGCTGCCCGAACAGGATTCCCGCTTCCTGCTCGGCAGTATCGGCGCGGGCATGACCCTGAAATTCAGAAAACACGTCAACGGCACGCTCGATTTCGGCCTGCCCCTGCGCAGCGAGGGCAGGACCGAACACTTCGAGCCCCGGCTCACCTTCCGCGTCTGGGCCGACTTCTGA
- a CDS encoding RNA polymerase subunit sigma-24, whose protein sequence is MTPTRNEDDELLMRRIREDDETALHTLLGKYYAVLCRYAHTLLHNRALAEEAVSDVFLNLWNIRARISITSCVFHYLHRSVGNRSRNLREKDASSADLVPIDDVAPDLLADAGETGDRLLYSELQIAIEAMIARMPAQRQAVFRMNRLEGKRYKQIAEELGLTVNTVQKHMVLAMRQIAEDLPKIRTLLEGDSRGN, encoded by the coding sequence ATGACTCCGACCCGCAACGAAGACGATGAACTCCTCATGAGGCGCATCCGCGAGGACGACGAGACGGCGCTGCACACGCTGCTCGGGAAATATTACGCGGTCCTGTGCCGGTATGCGCACACGTTGCTGCACAACCGGGCGCTCGCGGAAGAGGCGGTATCCGATGTGTTCCTCAACCTGTGGAATATACGCGCCAGGATATCGATCACGTCATGTGTTTTTCATTACTTGCACCGTTCTGTCGGCAACCGGTCCCGCAACCTGCGGGAAAAGGACGCAAGCTCCGCCGACCTGGTACCGATCGACGACGTGGCTCCCGATCTGCTGGCAGATGCCGGGGAAACCGGCGACCGGCTGCTTTATTCCGAACTGCAGATCGCAATCGAGGCAATGATCGCCCGCATGCCCGCACAGAGACAGGCCGTCTTCCGGATGAATCGCCTGGAAGGAAAACGCTACAAACAGATCGCGGAGGAACTGGGCCTTACGGTCAACACGGTGCAAAAGCACATGGTGCTCGCCATGCGCCAGATTGCGGAGGATCTCCCCAAAATCCGGACTCTGCTTGAAGGTGATTCCCGCGGGAACTGA